The proteins below are encoded in one region of Oryzias melastigma strain HK-1 linkage group LG9, ASM292280v2, whole genome shotgun sequence:
- the fam151b gene encoding protein FAM151B isoform X2, which translates to MIEADVILRGRDPREPVMAHPPDTDSDVTLSEWLHEVKEHRKGIKLDFKSLEALAPSLALLEPVLSEKARPVWINADILTGPGGRATPIKAESFLSATADLPPHAVLSLGWTTGWTAGAENPGYSWDMVQEMERICRDLQHAVTFPVRAALLGQSLPQLCWLLQQSDRFSLTVWTSTQDQFSLQDLQSYRSRLHVSKIYIDLPDSLRAELMGTAAHSE; encoded by the exons ATGATCGAAGCTGATGTCATCCTGAGAGGTCGTGACCCCAGAGAGCCCGTCATGGCCCACCCGCCAGACACAGACAGTGACGTTACACTGAGCGAGTGGCTTCACGAGGTGAAGGAGCACCGTAAAGGAATCAAGCTGGACTTTAAGAG TCTGGAGGCCTTGGCTCCGTCCTTGGCTCTGCTGGAACCGGTGCTTTCCGAGAAGGCTCGTCCTGTGTGGATCAATGCTGACATCCTTACTGGTCCTGGGGGGCGGGCCACCCCCATAAAGGCAGAATCCTTCCTGTCAGCTACTGCTGATCTACCCCCCCATGCCGTGCTGTCTCTGGGGTGGACCACAGGCTGGACCGCAGGGGCAGAAAACCCAG GCTACAGCTGGGACATGGTGCAGGAGATGGAGCGGATCTGCAGGGACCTTCAGCATGCCGTCACTTTCCCAGTGCGAGCTGCTCTGCTGGGGCAGTCCCTCCCCCAGCTGTGCTGGCTGCTGCAGCAGTCAGACAG GTTCTCTCTCACCGTCTGGACCTCCACACAGGATCAGTTCTCTCTTCAGGACCTGCAGAGCTACAGGAGTCGTCTCCACGTCAGTAAGATCTACATCGACCTGCCGGACTCTTTGAGAGCTGAGCTCATGGGCACTGCGGCGCATTCTGAGTAG